The following proteins come from a genomic window of Nocardiopsis sp. YSL2:
- a CDS encoding penicillin-binding protein 2 — MSTPRDRRPRDPRRPGASGRSGSRPSKRPQREPRRPDGGTRASASARAAQGGSGARRVRRGGDAGAPRRRPAPPPPPPPLLRRTFRRGDPRKRLRLGAGLIAVVILLFAGRLVQIQGLDAETYAEAASNLRLQTIDIPTLRGQITDAEGHPFALSVEVRTVFVDPEEVEEDERAQLVDELVTRFDLEEDEVEAKVDARPSRYQVVAREVTPEAWGELRDLGLSGVGAQVDYNRVYPEETGAADLVGFVGTEGHGLEGLEGYLDGTLAGEAGKRQVEVGADGTQIPMAGGLVRDPVPGQDVRLTLDRDLQFHMAQVLAERVEELDAEGGSAIAMLPTGEVIGMADYPTYDQNDIQASGAEEWANGAVHETFEPGSTNKVITIGSALEEGLTSPDTVYTVPYAQQYYDQTFKDSSYHETQRLTVNGIMAHSSNVGTIKIADQVGAGVLHSYMEDFGLGQPTGLHLPGEEAGILTDPDDWWGTQLPSVSIGHSLSVNATQMASVYATIANGGVRADPTIVAGTVDADGEFTPSDDPEQRRIVSRETADQLALMLEAVTSDEGTAPQARIDGYRVAGKTGTANRINPETGAYEDGGYTATFAGFAPADAPEVVVQVVLHNPQDTYYGGEAAGPVFNDIMSFALQSLKVPPTETEPPAIRLEE, encoded by the coding sequence TTGAGCACGCCCCGGGACCGACGCCCCCGCGACCCCCGCAGACCCGGGGCCTCCGGGCGCTCCGGGTCCAGGCCCAGTAAGCGTCCCCAGCGCGAACCGCGCCGTCCGGACGGCGGCACGCGCGCGTCCGCGTCGGCGCGTGCCGCCCAGGGCGGCTCCGGCGCGCGCCGGGTACGCCGGGGCGGGGACGCCGGGGCACCGCGACGCCGCCCCGCTCCACCGCCGCCGCCACCGCCTCTGCTGCGGCGTACCTTCCGGCGGGGCGACCCGCGCAAGCGCCTCAGGCTCGGCGCGGGGCTGATCGCGGTCGTCATCCTGCTCTTCGCCGGACGCCTGGTCCAGATCCAGGGGCTGGACGCCGAGACCTACGCCGAGGCCGCCTCCAACCTGCGCCTGCAGACCATCGACATCCCCACGCTCCGCGGACAGATCACCGACGCCGAGGGCCATCCCTTCGCCCTGTCGGTGGAGGTGCGCACGGTCTTCGTCGACCCCGAGGAGGTCGAGGAGGACGAGCGCGCCCAGCTCGTGGACGAACTCGTCACCCGCTTCGACCTGGAGGAGGACGAGGTCGAGGCCAAGGTCGACGCCAGGCCCAGCCGCTACCAGGTGGTGGCCAGGGAGGTCACGCCCGAGGCGTGGGGCGAGCTGCGCGACCTCGGCCTGTCCGGGGTCGGCGCGCAAGTGGACTACAACCGCGTCTACCCCGAGGAGACCGGGGCCGCGGACCTGGTGGGCTTCGTCGGTACCGAGGGCCACGGCCTGGAGGGCCTGGAGGGCTACCTCGACGGCACCCTGGCCGGCGAGGCGGGCAAGCGGCAGGTCGAGGTGGGAGCCGACGGTACCCAGATCCCCATGGCGGGCGGCCTGGTCCGCGATCCGGTGCCGGGCCAGGACGTGCGCCTGACCCTGGACCGCGACCTGCAGTTCCACATGGCCCAGGTGCTCGCCGAGCGGGTCGAGGAGCTCGACGCGGAGGGGGGCAGCGCCATCGCGATGCTGCCCACCGGCGAGGTCATCGGCATGGCCGACTACCCCACCTACGACCAGAACGACATCCAGGCCAGCGGAGCCGAGGAGTGGGCCAACGGTGCCGTGCACGAGACCTTCGAGCCGGGCAGCACCAACAAGGTCATCACCATCGGATCGGCCCTGGAGGAGGGGCTGACCAGCCCCGACACGGTCTACACCGTGCCCTACGCCCAGCAGTACTACGACCAGACGTTCAAGGACTCCAGCTACCACGAGACCCAGCGCCTGACCGTCAACGGCATCATGGCCCACTCCAGCAACGTGGGCACGATCAAGATCGCCGACCAGGTCGGAGCCGGTGTCCTGCACTCCTACATGGAGGACTTCGGCCTCGGCCAGCCCACCGGTCTGCACCTGCCGGGCGAGGAGGCCGGCATCCTCACCGACCCCGACGACTGGTGGGGCACCCAGCTGCCCTCGGTGTCGATCGGCCACAGCCTGTCGGTCAACGCCACGCAGATGGCGTCGGTGTACGCCACGATCGCCAACGGCGGCGTACGGGCCGACCCGACCATCGTGGCCGGGACGGTCGACGCAGACGGGGAGTTCACGCCCTCCGACGACCCCGAGCAGCGGCGGATCGTCAGCCGGGAGACCGCGGACCAGCTCGCCCTCATGCTGGAGGCGGTCACCAGCGACGAGGGCACCGCGCCCCAGGCCCGCATCGACGGCTACCGCGTGGCGGGCAAGACCGGTACCGCCAACCGCATCAATCCCGAGACGGGTGCCTACGAGGACGGCGGCTACACCGCGACCTTCGCCGGGTTCGCCCCGGCCGACGCACCCGAGGTCGTCGTTCAGGTGGTCCTGCACAACCCCCAGGACACCTACTACGGCGGCGAGGCCGCGGGGCCGGTGTTCAACGACATCATGTCCTTCGCCCTGCAGTCGCTCAAGGTGCCGCCGACGGAGACCGAGCCGCCGGCGATCCGCCTGGAGGAGTGA
- the mmuM gene encoding homocysteine S-methyltransferase — protein MEPTSPTPPGIPAADPPRARADAAGSHGARENTPLILDGGLATRLEAYGRELGGGLWSARLLAEEPEVIRRVHRDYFEAGADVAIAAGYQASVPAFTSRGYGRAEAERLVVRSVELALAERDAFGSGLVAAGVGPYGAALADGSEYTGDYDLDEDGLYRWHRDRWRLLVGAGADLVACETIPSLPEARALARLVRETPGVRAWVSFSCRDGEHISDGTPMREAVAAMAPLYADGGLVAVGVNCTAPRFVPSLVRTVAAAGVPAVAYPNSGEVWDAAAQRWTGTSEPEEFGTAARVWQEAGASLVGGCCRTGPEHIRSVRAHLSPAAP, from the coding sequence ATGGAGCCCACGTCCCCGACCCCACCCGGAATTCCGGCCGCGGACCCGCCCCGAGCACGGGCCGACGCGGCAGGCTCACACGGGGCGCGGGAGAACACGCCGCTGATCCTGGACGGCGGCCTGGCCACGCGTCTGGAGGCCTACGGCCGCGAGCTGGGCGGCGGGCTGTGGTCGGCGCGGCTGCTGGCCGAGGAACCCGAGGTGATCCGCCGGGTGCACCGCGACTACTTCGAGGCGGGCGCCGACGTGGCGATCGCCGCCGGGTACCAGGCGAGCGTTCCGGCGTTCACCTCCCGGGGGTACGGGCGGGCCGAGGCGGAGCGGCTCGTGGTGCGCTCGGTGGAGTTGGCGCTGGCCGAGCGGGACGCGTTCGGTTCCGGCCTGGTCGCCGCGGGGGTGGGGCCCTACGGCGCGGCCCTGGCCGACGGCTCGGAGTACACCGGCGACTACGACCTCGACGAGGACGGCCTGTACCGATGGCACAGGGACCGCTGGCGGCTGCTCGTCGGCGCGGGAGCCGACCTGGTCGCCTGCGAGACCATCCCCTCCCTGCCCGAGGCACGGGCGCTGGCCCGGCTGGTCCGGGAGACCCCGGGCGTGCGGGCGTGGGTGAGCTTCTCGTGCCGCGACGGCGAACACATCAGCGACGGTACGCCGATGCGCGAGGCCGTGGCCGCGATGGCTCCGCTGTACGCCGACGGCGGGCTGGTGGCGGTCGGCGTCAACTGCACCGCGCCCCGTTTCGTGCCGTCCCTGGTGCGGACGGTCGCCGCGGCGGGGGTCCCGGCGGTCGCCTACCCCAACTCCGGCGAGGTGTGGGACGCGGCGGCGCAGCGCTGGACCGGTACGAGCGAGCCGGAGGAGTTCGGGACCGCGGCCCGGGTCTGGCAGGAGGCCGGGGCGTCCCTGGTCGGCGGGTGCTGCCGGACCGGCCCCGAGCACATCCGGTCGGTGCGCGCGCACCTGTCCCCCGCCGCCCCGTGA
- a CDS encoding UDP-N-acetylmuramoyl-L-alanyl-D-glutamate--2,6-diaminopimelate ligase: MRPEHTQLRPLSALATLLGPDATLLRPEPGARETAEVPGEEVHVRGITHDSRKVRPGDLYAALPGTRAHGADFAAQVAEAGAAAVLTDAAGADRAAATGLPVLVVPDARAALGTAASWVFDDPAHDLLLVGTTGTSGKTTITYLVESGLRAAGMTTGLVGTVEMRVGDERVASSLTTPEATDLHGLFAVMRERGITAAAMEVSSHALALGRVGGTRYDVAIFTNLSQDHLDFHSDLRDYFETKARLFSAEYCDIAVINTDDRFGRALVDMVRGDGAVPVTTFAVEGQSDAGPENGMAADWRAVDVDLGAAGSTFRIVGPGGMEAGASVALPGPFNVSNAMAAIVGLVEAGLPLETAIAGVAAAPGVPGRMEQVVVGSVPSAVQDFTALVDYSHKPGAIEAVLTALRATTEGRLTMVVGCGGDRDRAKRPLMGEAAARLSDQLIVTNDNPRTEDPIAIASAMLEGVAKVPEDQRARVTVELDRAEAIGLAVDRAGPGDVIVVAGKGHETGQYVKGEVLPFDDREVLREAIEGHLSVSARERLGVALQDIHRAPDLG, from the coding sequence ATGCGACCAGAACACACTCAACTCCGTCCACTGTCCGCCCTCGCGACGCTGCTCGGGCCGGACGCCACCCTGCTGCGCCCCGAACCGGGCGCGCGCGAGACCGCCGAGGTGCCCGGCGAGGAGGTGCACGTCCGCGGCATCACCCACGACTCCCGCAAGGTGCGCCCCGGCGACCTCTACGCCGCCCTCCCCGGAACCCGCGCGCACGGCGCGGACTTCGCCGCGCAGGTGGCCGAGGCGGGAGCCGCCGCCGTTCTCACCGACGCGGCCGGGGCGGACCGGGCCGCGGCCACCGGCCTGCCCGTCCTGGTGGTCCCCGACGCCCGCGCCGCGCTCGGCACGGCCGCGTCCTGGGTCTTCGACGACCCCGCCCACGACCTGCTCCTGGTCGGCACGACCGGTACCAGCGGCAAGACCACCATCACCTACCTGGTGGAGTCGGGGCTGCGCGCGGCCGGTATGACCACCGGCCTGGTCGGCACCGTCGAGATGCGCGTGGGCGACGAGCGCGTCGCCTCCTCCCTCACCACCCCCGAGGCCACCGACCTGCACGGCCTCTTCGCCGTCATGCGGGAGCGCGGCATCACCGCCGCGGCCATGGAGGTCTCCAGCCACGCCCTCGCGCTGGGCCGGGTCGGGGGGACGCGCTACGACGTCGCGATCTTCACCAACCTGTCCCAGGACCACCTGGACTTCCACTCGGACCTGCGCGACTACTTCGAGACCAAGGCGCGCCTGTTCTCCGCGGAGTACTGCGACATCGCCGTGATCAACACCGACGACCGCTTCGGGCGGGCGCTGGTGGACATGGTGCGCGGGGACGGCGCGGTGCCCGTCACCACGTTCGCCGTGGAGGGCCAGTCCGACGCCGGGCCGGAGAACGGGATGGCGGCCGACTGGCGGGCCGTGGACGTCGACCTGGGCGCCGCGGGCAGTACCTTCCGCATCGTCGGGCCCGGCGGAATGGAGGCCGGTGCCTCCGTCGCCCTGCCCGGCCCCTTCAACGTCTCCAACGCGATGGCCGCCATCGTCGGGCTGGTCGAGGCCGGCCTGCCCCTGGAGACCGCCATCGCGGGGGTGGCCGCCGCGCCCGGAGTGCCCGGACGCATGGAGCAGGTCGTGGTCGGCTCGGTGCCCAGCGCCGTGCAGGACTTCACCGCGCTCGTGGACTACTCCCACAAGCCCGGGGCCATCGAGGCCGTGCTCACCGCGCTGCGTGCCACCACCGAGGGCCGCCTCACCATGGTCGTGGGCTGCGGCGGAGACCGTGACCGCGCCAAACGGCCGCTCATGGGCGAGGCCGCCGCACGCCTGTCCGACCAGTTGATCGTCACCAACGACAACCCGCGCACCGAGGACCCCATCGCGATCGCCTCCGCCATGCTCGAGGGCGTCGCCAAGGTGCCGGAGGACCAGCGGGCCCGGGTCACCGTCGAACTCGACCGGGCCGAGGCGATCGGCCTGGCCGTGGACCGGGCCGGCCCCGGGGACGTGATCGTGGTGGCGGGCAAGGGCCACGAGACCGGCCAGTACGTCAAGGGCGAGGTCCTGCCCTTCGACGACCGGGAGGTGCTGCGCGAGGCCATCGAGGGCCACCTGAGCGTGAGTGCCCGTGAGCGCCTGGGCGTCGCCCTGCAGGACATCCACCGCGCGCCCGACCTGGGTTGA
- the murF gene encoding UDP-N-acetylmuramoyl-tripeptide--D-alanyl-D-alanine ligase — MIALTLDRIAEITQAAIGGSARPDTVVDGPVVIDSRQSAPGALFVALSGERADGHDFAHRAVEAGATAVLASRPVDVPHLLVDGGDDAVVAALARLARHVAQELSDPRRGAEATEVIGVTGSSGKTTTKDLIAQVVGRIGPTVAPSGSFNNEIGHPLTVLRADTGTRQLVLEVAARGIGHIAHLCRIAPPRIGVVLNVGSAHMGEFGDRDAIARAKGELVESLPPGEGRGSGGVAVLNADDPRVSAMAARTDARVVTYGLADDAQVRATDVVLGDDGAPAFTLHLGGRTAQVRLALVGAHQVHNALAAAAVADELGMDADAVAEALGAATPVSRWRMEVTEHEGATFVNDAYNANPESMGAALSTLGALARERRSIAVLAHMAELGGDGRAEHEKVGELAARTGVSHLIVVGAEAEGIAVGAERAARAGQWDGETVRVADAESAASALRERIRTGDVVIVKGSRVAALERVIDHITKGDVQ, encoded by the coding sequence TTGATCGCGCTCACGCTCGATCGGATCGCTGAGATCACCCAAGCCGCCATCGGCGGATCAGCGCGCCCCGACACCGTCGTCGACGGCCCCGTCGTCATCGACTCCCGGCAGTCCGCTCCGGGGGCGCTCTTCGTCGCCTTGAGCGGTGAACGCGCCGACGGACACGACTTCGCCCACCGGGCCGTCGAGGCCGGGGCCACCGCCGTGCTGGCCTCGCGACCCGTGGACGTGCCCCACCTACTGGTGGACGGCGGGGACGACGCGGTCGTGGCGGCCCTGGCCCGGCTCGCCCGGCACGTGGCCCAGGAACTCAGCGACCCCCGGCGCGGAGCGGAGGCCACCGAGGTCATCGGGGTGACCGGCTCCTCCGGCAAGACCACCACCAAGGACCTGATCGCCCAGGTCGTGGGGCGGATCGGGCCCACCGTCGCCCCGTCGGGCTCGTTCAACAACGAGATCGGCCACCCCCTGACCGTGCTGCGGGCCGACACCGGCACCCGCCAGCTCGTTCTCGAGGTGGCCGCCCGCGGCATCGGGCACATCGCCCACCTGTGTCGGATCGCCCCTCCCCGGATCGGTGTGGTCCTCAACGTGGGCAGCGCCCACATGGGCGAGTTCGGCGACCGCGACGCCATCGCCAGGGCCAAGGGCGAGCTCGTCGAGTCCCTTCCGCCCGGCGAGGGCCGCGGCAGCGGCGGCGTGGCCGTCCTCAACGCCGACGACCCGCGGGTGAGCGCCATGGCCGCGCGCACCGACGCGCGCGTGGTCACCTACGGGCTGGCCGACGACGCGCAGGTGCGCGCCACCGACGTCGTCCTGGGCGATGACGGCGCGCCCGCCTTCACACTTCACCTGGGCGGTCGCACGGCCCAGGTGCGGTTGGCGCTCGTCGGCGCCCACCAGGTGCACAACGCGTTGGCGGCGGCCGCCGTCGCCGATGAACTCGGCATGGACGCCGACGCCGTCGCCGAGGCGCTCGGGGCCGCCACACCGGTCAGCCGGTGGCGCATGGAGGTCACCGAGCACGAAGGCGCCACGTTCGTCAACGACGCCTACAACGCCAACCCCGAGTCCATGGGGGCGGCGCTCAGCACGCTGGGAGCGCTGGCCCGCGAGCGCCGCTCCATCGCCGTCCTGGCCCACATGGCCGAGCTCGGCGGGGACGGCCGCGCCGAACACGAGAAGGTCGGCGAACTGGCGGCCCGCACGGGCGTGTCCCACCTGATCGTGGTGGGCGCCGAGGCCGAGGGCATCGCCGTCGGAGCCGAACGCGCCGCCCGGGCGGGGCAGTGGGACGGGGAGACCGTCAGAGTCGCCGACGCGGAGTCGGCGGCCTCGGCACTGCGCGAACGGATACGCACAGGAGACGTCGTCATTGTGAAGGGATCTCGGGTGGCAGCGCTCGAAAGGGTTATCGACCACATCACCAAGGGTGATGTCCAGTGA
- the mraY gene encoding phospho-N-acetylmuramoyl-pentapeptide-transferase — protein MIGISIAAALSLILSMALMPPLIKLLYRFKFGQEVRDDGPEGHKTKQGTPTMGGIVIILGAVIGYFGSHLVLWIVQPSSTGPTASGLLVMFLFVGMGCVGFLDDFIKIYKRRSLGLRSGAKMVGQAIVGVGFAYGVTMFPNGYGYTPAAPSLSFLRDFGPPLMVVLFIAWALFLIVGFSNAVNLTDGLDGLATGATILSLVAYVIIGNWQLRQSCVSYLANNCYTVRDPLDLAVVAAAALGACIGFLWFNAPPAKIFMGDTGSLALGGLIVGLAITTRTQLLLLLIGGLFVIITMSVMIQITSFRLTGKRVFRMAPLQHHFELRGWAETTIVIRFWIIQGLFVATAIGLFYLEWMPR, from the coding sequence GTGATCGGCATCTCCATCGCGGCGGCGCTGTCGCTGATCCTGTCCATGGCGCTGATGCCGCCGCTGATCAAGCTCCTCTACCGGTTCAAGTTCGGCCAGGAGGTCCGCGACGACGGCCCCGAGGGCCACAAGACCAAGCAGGGCACGCCCACCATGGGCGGCATCGTCATCATCCTCGGCGCGGTGATCGGCTACTTCGGCTCGCACCTGGTGCTGTGGATCGTCCAGCCGTCCTCCACGGGCCCGACCGCCTCCGGCCTGCTGGTGATGTTCCTGTTCGTCGGCATGGGCTGCGTCGGCTTCCTGGACGACTTCATCAAGATCTACAAGCGTCGCAGCCTGGGCCTGCGCAGTGGCGCCAAGATGGTCGGCCAAGCCATCGTCGGCGTCGGATTCGCCTACGGCGTCACCATGTTCCCCAACGGGTACGGCTACACCCCCGCCGCGCCCAGCCTGTCCTTCCTCCGCGACTTCGGGCCGCCCCTGATGGTGGTCCTGTTCATCGCCTGGGCCCTGTTCCTCATCGTCGGCTTCTCCAACGCGGTGAACCTGACCGACGGGCTCGACGGCCTGGCCACCGGCGCCACCATCCTGTCGCTGGTCGCCTACGTGATCATCGGCAACTGGCAGCTGCGCCAGTCCTGCGTGTCCTACCTGGCCAACAACTGCTACACGGTCCGCGACCCCCTGGACCTGGCCGTGGTGGCCGCCGCCGCGCTCGGCGCGTGCATCGGCTTCCTGTGGTTCAACGCCCCGCCCGCCAAGATCTTCATGGGCGACACCGGCTCGCTGGCCCTGGGCGGCCTCATCGTCGGCCTGGCCATCACCACCCGCACCCAGCTGCTGCTCCTGCTCATCGGCGGCCTCTTCGTCATCATCACCATGTCGGTGATGATCCAGATCACCTCGTTCCGCCTCACCGGCAAACGCGTGTTCCGGATGGCGCCGCTCCAGCACCACTTCGAGCTCAGGGGCTGGGCCGAGACCACCATCGTGATCCGCTTCTGGATCATCCAGGGACTGTTCGTGGCCACCGCCATCGGCCTGTTCTACCTGGAATGGATGCCGAGGTAG
- the murD gene encoding UDP-N-acetylmuramoyl-L-alanine--D-glutamate ligase — protein MQHEHSPPAAHHPPRTPSVRTSPGSGPDFAAQLKGRVVCVAGLGVSGPPVARALLARQARVVVVDGRDDDTTRPIAADLTSEGAEVVLGATPLPDDCDLVVTSPGWRPDSPLLLRAAEAGVEVIGDVELAWRLKPADQVWLAITGTNGKTTTVRMLESVLRADGRDALAVGNVGTPIIDAVLPDTDGRYHDVLAVELSSFQLHWSSSVRPYAAVVLNVAADHLDWHGGLDPYARAKGRVFARGTVRVVNTADAWSVRLAEEDGDPHTPLVGFRLDTPRPGELGVVEDLLVDRAFVADPVGSAEELATLADVRPAAPHNVANALAAAALARSVGVAPAAVRAGLAAFEPEPHRISHVATVGGVDYVDDSKATNPHAAAASLNSYTSVVWVAGGLLKGAEVDELVAEAASRLRGAVLIGRDRARIREALDRHAPEVPVVEVEGPAEDAPGRPTVMDTVVAEAAALAEEGDTVLLAPAAASMDMFTNYPERGRFFADAVHRLL, from the coding sequence ATGCAGCACGAACACAGCCCACCCGCCGCCCACCACCCCCCGCGGACGCCGTCGGTGCGGACCTCCCCGGGCTCCGGGCCCGACTTCGCCGCCCAGCTGAAGGGCCGCGTGGTCTGCGTCGCCGGCCTGGGCGTGTCCGGGCCCCCGGTCGCCCGCGCCCTCCTGGCCAGGCAGGCCCGGGTCGTCGTGGTCGACGGCCGCGACGACGACACCACCCGGCCGATCGCCGCCGACCTCACCTCCGAGGGGGCCGAGGTCGTCCTCGGCGCGACCCCGCTGCCCGATGACTGCGACCTCGTGGTCACCTCGCCGGGCTGGCGCCCCGACTCCCCACTGCTGCTCCGGGCGGCCGAGGCCGGGGTCGAGGTCATCGGCGACGTCGAACTCGCCTGGCGGCTCAAGCCCGCCGACCAGGTGTGGCTCGCCATCACCGGCACCAACGGCAAGACCACCACCGTGCGCATGCTGGAGTCCGTCCTGCGCGCCGACGGCCGCGACGCGCTCGCGGTCGGCAACGTCGGGACCCCGATCATCGACGCGGTCCTGCCCGACACGGACGGCCGCTACCACGACGTCCTCGCCGTGGAGCTCTCCAGCTTCCAGCTGCACTGGTCCAGCAGCGTGCGACCGTACGCCGCCGTCGTCCTCAACGTCGCGGCCGACCATCTGGACTGGCACGGCGGCCTGGACCCCTACGCCCGGGCCAAGGGCCGGGTCTTCGCGCGCGGCACCGTCCGCGTCGTCAACACCGCCGACGCCTGGTCGGTCCGCCTGGCCGAGGAGGACGGCGACCCGCACACGCCGCTCGTCGGCTTCCGGCTGGACACGCCCCGGCCGGGAGAACTGGGCGTGGTCGAGGACCTGCTGGTGGACCGCGCCTTCGTCGCCGACCCGGTCGGCAGCGCCGAGGAGCTCGCCACGCTCGCGGACGTCCGCCCGGCGGCACCGCACAACGTGGCCAACGCGCTCGCCGCGGCCGCCCTCGCCCGGTCGGTGGGCGTCGCGCCCGCCGCGGTCCGGGCCGGGCTGGCCGCGTTCGAGCCCGAACCGCACCGCATCTCCCACGTGGCCACGGTCGGAGGAGTCGACTACGTGGACGACTCCAAGGCGACCAACCCCCACGCGGCGGCCGCCTCCCTGAACTCCTACACCTCCGTGGTGTGGGTGGCCGGCGGCCTGCTCAAGGGGGCCGAGGTCGACGAGCTCGTCGCCGAGGCCGCGTCCCGGCTGCGCGGCGCCGTCCTCATCGGCCGCGACCGGGCCAGGATCCGGGAGGCGCTGGACCGGCACGCGCCCGAGGTCCCCGTGGTCGAGGTGGAGGGGCCCGCCGAGGACGCGCCCGGGCGCCCCACGGTCATGGACACGGTGGTCGCCGAGGCCGCGGCCCTGGCCGAGGAGGGCGACACCGTGCTGCTGGCGCCGGCCGCCGCCTCCATGGACATGTTCACCAACTACCCCGAGCGGGGCCGCTTCTTCGCCGACGCCGTCCACCGGCTGCTCTGA
- the ftsW gene encoding putative lipid II flippase FtsW, translated as MATTTVPRVTPGRAVAGGRDRPVWREWVRSLDRPLTSYYLVLGSGVMLIALGLVMVLSSTMVNSITETGSAFSMFQKQAVSAAIGLPLMLVASQLPPWAFRVVGYPAMIVSVALLLITAFQGTEINGAVRWLDIGGARMQPSEPAKLAFALWGANILARKDELRELTEWRHLLIPLLPGCGVLALLVLIGSDLSTTLVLLLTFLGLLWVVGAPGRLFVAMIGLVLTLAAIVIAIEPYRLRRVTHFLDPSADPTGASFQSLHGLYALGTGGILGVGIGASREKWGFLPFAESDFIFAIIGEEFGLIGTLLVLGLFGVLGYAGLRVATRVKDPFARLAAAAIVTWIIGQAMINIAAVIGLLPVTGIPLPLVSYGGSSLIPTMIGLGVLLSLARTEPQAQKALAARGPGRAQRALSWLGLDKIASPLTERAANTTSRRPTTARGPRTPGPRGGTTTAKHRNGPVPAGDRPRRNRRR; from the coding sequence ATGGCGACGACGACGGTCCCCAGGGTGACCCCGGGGCGTGCGGTGGCCGGTGGCCGCGACAGGCCCGTGTGGCGTGAGTGGGTGCGGTCCCTGGACCGCCCCCTCACCTCCTACTACCTCGTCCTGGGCAGCGGCGTCATGCTCATCGCCCTGGGCCTGGTCATGGTGCTGTCCTCGACCATGGTCAACTCGATCACCGAGACCGGCTCGGCCTTCTCGATGTTCCAGAAGCAGGCGGTCTCGGCCGCCATCGGCCTGCCGCTCATGCTGGTCGCCTCGCAGCTGCCCCCGTGGGCCTTTCGCGTGGTCGGCTACCCCGCGATGATCGTGTCCGTCGCCCTGCTGCTCATCACCGCGTTCCAGGGGACCGAGATCAACGGCGCCGTGCGCTGGCTGGACATCGGGGGAGCGAGGATGCAGCCCTCCGAGCCGGCCAAGCTGGCCTTCGCCCTGTGGGGCGCCAACATCCTGGCGCGCAAGGACGAGCTGCGCGAACTCACCGAGTGGCGGCACCTGCTCATCCCGCTGCTGCCCGGCTGCGGGGTGCTGGCGCTGCTCGTGCTGATCGGCTCGGACCTGTCCACCACCCTGGTCCTGCTGCTCACCTTCCTCGGACTGCTCTGGGTCGTGGGCGCGCCCGGCCGGCTCTTCGTCGCCATGATCGGGCTCGTCCTGACCCTGGCCGCCATCGTCATCGCGATCGAGCCGTACCGGCTCCGGCGCGTGACCCACTTCCTCGACCCGAGCGCCGACCCCACCGGAGCGAGCTTCCAGTCCCTGCACGGGCTCTACGCGCTGGGCACGGGCGGCATCCTGGGGGTGGGGATCGGCGCCAGCCGAGAGAAGTGGGGCTTCCTGCCCTTCGCCGAGTCCGACTTCATCTTCGCCATCATCGGTGAGGAGTTCGGCCTCATCGGCACCCTGCTCGTGCTCGGCCTGTTCGGCGTCCTGGGCTACGCGGGGCTGCGCGTGGCGACCAGGGTCAAGGACCCGTTCGCCCGCCTGGCCGCCGCCGCCATCGTGACCTGGATCATCGGGCAGGCCATGATCAACATCGCCGCCGTCATCGGTCTGCTGCCCGTGACCGGTATCCCGCTGCCCCTGGTGTCCTACGGCGGATCCTCGCTCATCCCGACCATGATCGGGCTCGGCGTGCTGCTCTCCCTGGCCCGGACGGAGCCCCAGGCGCAGAAAGCCCTGGCGGCCCGGGGTCCCGGCCGGGCACAAAGGGCTCTAAGCTGGCTTGGCCTGGACAAGATCGCGTCCCCCCTCACGGAACGGGCCGCGAACACCACTTCCAGGCGCCCCACCACGGCGCGCGGCCCGCGCACGCCGGGCCCCCGCGGTGGGACGACCACGGCCAAGCACAGGAACGGACCGGTCCCGGCAGGTGACCGACCAAGGAGGAATAGGCGACGATGA